From a single Deltaproteobacteria bacterium genomic region:
- a CDS encoding ATP-binding cassette domain-containing protein has translation MRDQDRAMTRTTTRDDGGAPAVDVCGLSFRYGPGGELALRDATLAVQPGWRVLIVGANGAGKTTLLRVVAGKHMVDAEAVRVLGRPAFDDTSLADEVELLGGPFAFREDVRVGALVDGVLGVDPDRRDRLIRVLGVDVDWRMHRVSDGQRRRVQVLLGLLRPSRVLLLDEVTTDLDVVARYDLLAFLREESERHGTAILYATHIFDGLEAWATHLAYVRAGRVARFAPMESIDELRAARAAGTPAPLVGVVLDWLRAE, from the coding sequence ATGCGGGACCAGGATCGCGCGATGACGCGGACGACGACGCGGGACGACGGCGGTGCGCCGGCCGTGGACGTGTGCGGCCTGTCGTTTCGCTACGGACCGGGCGGCGAGCTGGCGTTGCGCGACGCGACGCTCGCCGTGCAGCCGGGCTGGCGCGTTCTGATCGTCGGCGCCAACGGCGCGGGCAAGACCACGTTGCTGCGGGTCGTCGCCGGCAAACACATGGTCGACGCGGAGGCCGTCCGCGTGCTCGGCCGGCCGGCGTTCGACGACACGTCGCTGGCCGACGAGGTCGAACTGCTCGGCGGACCGTTCGCGTTTCGCGAGGACGTGCGCGTCGGCGCGCTCGTCGACGGCGTGCTCGGCGTGGACCCGGACCGCCGCGATCGACTGATCCGCGTGCTGGGGGTCGACGTCGACTGGCGGATGCACCGGGTGTCGGACGGCCAGCGCCGCCGCGTGCAGGTGCTGCTCGGCCTGCTGCGGCCGTCGCGCGTGCTGTTGCTCGACGAGGTGACGACGGATCTCGACGTGGTGGCGCGCTACGACCTGCTCGCGTTCCTGCGCGAGGAGAGCGAGCGGCACGGCACGGCGATCCTGTACGCGACGCACATCTTCGACGGGCTCGAAGCGTGGGCGACGCATCTGGCGTACGTGCGGGCCGGGCGGGTGGCGCGGTTTGCGCCGATGGAGTCGATCGACGAGCTGCGCGCGGCGCGAGCGGCGGGCACGCCGGCGCCGCTGGTCGGCGTCGTGCTCGATTGGTTGCGCGCGGAATGA
- a CDS encoding MBL fold metallo-hydrolase: MRPRLHFLGATDTVTGSRYLLETGRARVLIDCGLFQGYKKLRVRNWARPPFDPATVDAVVLTHAHIDHSGYLPRLCALGYRGPVYCTAGTRELLHILLPDAGHLQEEDARRANRHGYTRHRPAEPLYTRADAEASLAQLRAVPFDTAVDVADGVTARLSRAGHIVGSACVAITAGGITVTFSGDVGRPDDPIMRRPAPLRPTDYLVVESTYGDRRHPREDVYAAVARVVTGAAERRGVVVIPSFAVGRTQHVLHIVAELRAAGRIPQVPVFLDSPMAIDATELFCRHADDHRLSEAQCRALCGVARFAHTPDQSKAIDAHGGPMVIVSASGMATGGRVLHHLARFLPDERNTVLLVGFQAAGTRGRALADGADEVKIHGRYVPVRARVEQIHALSAHADYAELLAWLRGARLRPRRAFVTHGEPAAADAFRRRLRDAFGWDAVTPDYRDVYTLGG, encoded by the coding sequence ATGCGCCCTCGCCTTCACTTCCTCGGCGCCACCGACACGGTGACCGGCTCGCGCTACCTGCTCGAAACCGGACGCGCGCGTGTCCTGATCGACTGTGGGCTGTTTCAGGGCTACAAGAAGCTGCGCGTGCGCAACTGGGCGCGCCCGCCATTCGACCCGGCGACCGTCGACGCCGTGGTTCTCACGCACGCGCACATCGATCATTCGGGCTACCTGCCGCGCCTGTGCGCGCTCGGCTACCGCGGTCCGGTGTATTGCACCGCCGGCACGCGCGAACTGTTGCACATCCTGCTACCCGACGCCGGCCACTTGCAAGAGGAGGACGCGCGGCGGGCGAATCGCCATGGCTACACGCGCCATCGTCCGGCCGAGCCGCTGTACACCCGCGCCGACGCGGAAGCGAGTCTGGCCCAGCTGCGCGCCGTGCCCTTCGACACCGCCGTCGACGTCGCCGACGGCGTCACCGCGCGGCTGTCGCGGGCCGGTCACATCGTCGGGTCGGCGTGCGTGGCGATCACCGCCGGTGGCATTACGGTGACGTTTTCGGGGGACGTCGGCCGCCCTGACGACCCGATCATGCGGCGGCCGGCGCCGCTGCGACCGACGGACTACCTCGTCGTCGAATCGACCTACGGAGACCGGCGCCATCCGCGCGAAGACGTGTACGCCGCAGTCGCCCGTGTCGTCACCGGCGCCGCCGAGCGGCGAGGCGTCGTGGTCATCCCGTCGTTCGCCGTCGGCCGCACCCAACACGTGTTGCACATCGTCGCCGAGCTGCGCGCGGCCGGGCGCATCCCGCAGGTGCCGGTGTTCCTCGACAGTCCGATGGCGATCGACGCGACCGAGCTGTTTTGTCGCCACGCCGACGATCACCGGCTGTCGGAGGCGCAATGCCGCGCGTTGTGCGGCGTCGCGCGGTTCGCGCACACTCCGGACCAATCGAAGGCGATCGACGCGCACGGCGGCCCGATGGTGATCGTGTCCGCGAGCGGGATGGCCACCGGTGGGCGCGTACTACACCACCTCGCCCGCTTCCTGCCGGACGAACGCAATACCGTCCTGCTCGTCGGCTTCCAGGCGGCGGGCACGCGCGGCCGGGCGCTCGCCGACGGCGCCGACGAGGTGAAGATTCACGGCCGCTACGTGCCGGTGCGGGCGCGGGTCGAGCAGATCCACGCGCTCTCCGCGCACGCCGACTACGCCGAACTGCTCGCCTGGCTGCGGGGCGCGCGGTTGCGCCCGCGCCGCGCGTTCGTCACCCACGGTGAGCCGGCCGCGGCCGATGCGTTTCGGCGGCGGCTGCGCGACGCGTTCGGCTGGGACGCGGTCACCCCCGACTATCGAGACGTCTACACGCTCGGCGGTTGA
- a CDS encoding aldo/keto reductase, which translates to MDSVFLGTTGVRVSRLAMGTMSFGGDADEEMSRALFARARDAGINLFDCADVYAGGRSEEILGRLIAGCRDEVVITSKVYFPTGADGNARGSSRYHIVRAAEASLRRLNTDRIDIYFLHRFDDYTDLEDTLRGLELLVQQGKILYPAVSNFAAWQIARALGVAERHGWARVACVQPMYNLVKRQAEVEILPLCAAERLGCLPYSPLGGGLLSGKYGATRRPSAGRLVDNAMYATRYGERSNYDIADALCAIAREIGEPPAALAIAWVAAHPAVTAPLIGARNLEQLDVCLRAADIDMTPELRARLSALSPEPPPATDRNEERTEHNYGAR; encoded by the coding sequence ATGGACAGCGTGTTTCTCGGGACCACCGGCGTGCGCGTGTCGCGGCTGGCGATGGGCACCATGTCGTTTGGCGGAGACGCCGACGAGGAGATGTCGCGGGCGCTGTTTGCCCGCGCGCGCGACGCGGGGATCAACCTGTTCGACTGCGCCGACGTCTACGCCGGCGGCCGGTCCGAGGAGATCCTCGGCCGCCTGATCGCCGGTTGCCGGGACGAGGTGGTGATCACGTCGAAGGTGTATTTCCCGACCGGAGCCGACGGCAACGCGCGCGGTAGCTCGCGGTACCACATCGTCCGCGCCGCCGAGGCGAGCTTGCGCCGGCTGAACACCGACCGCATCGACATTTATTTCTTGCACCGGTTCGACGACTACACCGATCTTGAGGACACGCTGCGCGGCCTCGAGTTGCTGGTGCAACAAGGAAAGATCCTGTATCCCGCGGTGAGCAACTTTGCCGCGTGGCAGATCGCGCGCGCGCTCGGCGTGGCGGAGCGGCACGGCTGGGCCAGGGTGGCGTGCGTGCAGCCGATGTACAACCTCGTCAAGCGCCAGGCCGAGGTCGAGATCCTGCCGCTGTGCGCGGCCGAGCGGTTGGGCTGTCTGCCGTACAGCCCACTCGGCGGCGGGCTGCTGTCGGGCAAGTACGGGGCGACGCGGCGGCCGTCCGCGGGCCGGCTGGTCGACAATGCGATGTACGCCACCCGCTATGGCGAGCGGTCGAACTACGACATCGCCGATGCGCTGTGCGCGATCGCCCGCGAGATCGGTGAGCCGCCGGCGGCGCTCGCGATCGCGTGGGTAGCCGCCCACCCGGCGGTCACCGCGCCGCTCATCGGTGCGCGCAACCTGGAGCAACTCGACGTGTGTCTGCGCGCGGCGGACATCGACATGACGCCGGAGCTGCGGGCGCGGCTGTCGGCGCTGTCGCCGGAGCCGCCGCCGGCGACGGACCGCAACGAGGAGCGCACCGAGCACAACTACGGGGCGCGGTAG
- a CDS encoding endonuclease MutS2: MADPLVPDKTLADLGWPALVDALAARCHTEPGAARARALAPCRDAGEATQRMHWIEELRQLRAGGEPPPFAGICDVGPLVARTDKGGVLDPPELIAVAEAVRGCARLRRHLVDRREVAPGVAELAAAIADRSHDVAGPILDAFEPDGRLADHASPRLADLRRRHAALHERIVARIKRLFDDPRAAADLQDRYYTQREDRYVVPVRSDAPSRLRGIVHGTSQTGATLYVEPEVLVDLNNRLVVARDEIAAEERRILAELSGYVREDAAAIRDAVDRACWVDVLDAAARLADDLDAHAPDLAGGGALELRAARHPLMVLAGRPCVANDLRVEPGRAVVISGPNAGGKTVALKTIGLAAVMARAGLPIAAAAGSRVPWLRAIHSDIGDDQSLERDLSTFSAHVVHLRDMLADAGPDALFLIDEVAAGTAPEQGAALAQAVLEAMVERGARAVVTTHFEPLKALAARDARFVNAAVGFDLDRLEPTFRLHLGAPGSSGALHVARRFGLPEEVVARAEALLGEGRGTVEALLAEAQAARAALDREREQVDRLRAEADADRRAAAAARADAEARLRRIAEGAHGEAVDALRRARAELDAVRRRVRRDPDGADGAAAQVDALARAVRAAAPAPPAASGAPPDAAELRPGTHVVVTTFGGAAAQVVDPPRGGKLVVRVGSARMTVPVDAVRLAPPARRRRTDAPPRTRVRRERAPDWADRADDQAPARTVDNTLDLRGERVDDALARLERFLDDCILAERDVVFVVHGHGTGALRDAVRREVGAHPVVARWRPGDLQDGGDGVTVCFLRT, translated from the coding sequence ATGGCCGACCCGCTCGTCCCGGACAAGACGCTCGCCGATCTCGGCTGGCCCGCGCTCGTCGACGCGCTCGCCGCGCGGTGTCACACCGAGCCCGGCGCCGCGCGGGCGCGCGCGCTGGCGCCGTGCCGCGACGCGGGCGAGGCAACGCAGCGCATGCACTGGATCGAGGAGCTGCGCCAGCTGCGCGCCGGCGGCGAGCCGCCGCCGTTCGCGGGGATCTGCGACGTCGGGCCGCTGGTGGCGCGCACTGACAAGGGAGGCGTGCTCGATCCGCCGGAGCTGATCGCGGTCGCCGAGGCGGTCCGCGGGTGCGCGCGGCTCCGGCGTCACCTCGTCGACCGCCGCGAGGTCGCGCCCGGCGTCGCGGAACTCGCCGCCGCGATCGCTGACCGGTCGCACGACGTCGCCGGCCCGATCCTCGACGCGTTCGAGCCGGACGGGCGACTCGCGGACCACGCCAGCCCGCGCCTGGCGGACCTGCGCCGGCGCCACGCGGCGCTGCACGAGCGGATCGTCGCGCGCATCAAGCGGCTGTTCGACGATCCGCGCGCCGCGGCCGACCTGCAGGATCGGTACTACACGCAGCGCGAGGATCGCTATGTCGTGCCGGTGCGCAGCGACGCACCGTCGCGGTTGCGCGGCATCGTACACGGCACGTCGCAAACCGGCGCGACGCTGTACGTCGAGCCGGAGGTCCTCGTCGACCTCAACAACCGGTTGGTCGTGGCGCGGGACGAGATCGCCGCGGAGGAGCGGCGCATCCTCGCGGAGCTGTCCGGCTACGTGCGCGAGGACGCCGCGGCGATCCGCGACGCCGTCGACCGGGCGTGCTGGGTCGACGTGCTGGACGCGGCGGCACGGCTCGCGGACGACCTCGACGCGCACGCGCCGGACCTCGCCGGCGGGGGCGCGCTCGAGCTGCGCGCGGCGCGCCACCCGCTGATGGTGCTGGCCGGGCGACCGTGCGTCGCCAACGACCTCCGCGTGGAGCCGGGCCGCGCCGTGGTGATCTCGGGGCCGAACGCCGGCGGCAAGACCGTTGCGCTCAAGACGATCGGACTGGCCGCGGTCATGGCGCGCGCCGGGCTGCCGATCGCGGCGGCGGCGGGCAGCCGCGTGCCGTGGCTGCGCGCGATCCACAGCGACATCGGCGACGACCAGAGCCTCGAGCGCGACCTGTCGACGTTCAGCGCGCACGTCGTCCACTTGCGCGACATGCTCGCCGACGCCGGGCCGGACGCGCTGTTTCTGATCGACGAGGTGGCGGCGGGGACGGCGCCGGAGCAGGGCGCAGCGCTCGCGCAGGCCGTGCTCGAAGCGATGGTGGAACGCGGCGCGCGCGCGGTCGTGACGACCCACTTCGAGCCGCTCAAGGCGCTCGCGGCGCGGGACGCGCGCTTCGTCAACGCGGCGGTCGGTTTCGATCTCGACCGGCTCGAGCCGACGTTTCGGCTGCACCTCGGCGCGCCGGGGTCGTCGGGGGCGCTGCACGTGGCGCGCCGGTTCGGCCTGCCAGAGGAGGTGGTGGCGCGCGCCGAGGCGTTGCTCGGCGAGGGCCGCGGGACGGTCGAGGCGCTGCTCGCCGAGGCGCAGGCCGCGCGCGCCGCGCTGGATCGCGAGCGCGAGCAGGTCGACCGGCTGCGCGCCGAGGCGGACGCGGACCGGCGCGCCGCCGCGGCCGCTCGCGCGGACGCCGAGGCGCGGTTGCGGCGGATCGCCGAGGGCGCGCACGGCGAGGCGGTCGACGCGCTGCGCCGCGCGCGCGCGGAACTCGACGCCGTGCGGCGCCGCGTGCGCCGCGACCCGGACGGCGCGGATGGCGCCGCGGCGCAGGTCGACGCGCTGGCCCGCGCGGTGCGGGCGGCCGCGCCGGCGCCGCCGGCGGCCAGCGGCGCGCCGCCCGACGCGGCCGAGCTGCGGCCCGGGACGCACGTCGTCGTCACGACGTTCGGCGGGGCGGCCGCGCAGGTCGTGGACCCGCCGCGCGGAGGCAAGCTGGTCGTGCGCGTCGGCAGCGCGCGGATGACCGTGCCGGTCGACGCCGTGCGCTTGGCGCCGCCGGCGCGCCGCCGCCGCACGGACGCGCCGCCGCGGACGCGCGTCCGCCGCGAGCGCGCGCCGGACTGGGCCGACCGCGCCGACGACCAGGCGCCCGCTCGCACCGTGGACAACACGCTCGACCTGCGCGGCGAGCGGGTCGACGACGCGCTCGCCCGCCTCGAGCGGTTCCTCGACGACTGCATCCTCGCGGAGCGCGACGTGGTGTTCGTCGTCCACGGCCACGGCACCGGCGCGCTGCGCGACGCGGTGCGCCGCGAGGTCGGCGCGCACCCGGTGGTGGCGCGCTGGCGTCCCGGCGACCTGCAGGACGGAGGCGACGGCGTCACGGTGTGTTTCTTGCGGACGTAG
- a CDS encoding TlpA family protein disulfide reductase, giving the protein MRCCRSAAALAASAVAVAAATAFAGGDDAPADPAPRATLYAFFATWCVPCRVELPHIQRLHATYASRGLRVVLVSEDAPSTAQNVPAFLARYGVTAPWVVDDESDLLARYNPTGSVPFTVVVDGGGRVVYAHAGYEPGDEALVDAAVADLLSGAADRAARRTRAIYGSSQSLGVWRKSRFEQAGADARLVAGIGRVEVGGRASRVSATARVDGALVDDAAADDGRATDARLERVAVAYDFGPVRLLAGDDYVAFGHGVSLSLRKVDPLGVDTSLRGARVDARGGPVRATAIAGRANPQNLDPIDLRVVDDVRDAIGGAEVAVDVGPATIAPYGLYVLARDASPFLEDPDDPASSRGEMDWTIGGVSADLRRGGVQVAAEVAAGRRRTELAAGARQRVTAWAAYAAAQWSVGRTTALVDAKAYRHWDIGRDQMGVALAYNEAPTLEREDQEVPNNADAIGARARLEVRLPHAVTAFANALAYRYAEDGADPVDRDLAVHAYAGVDRQFSGGASASVAAGIRRERAMNLATDRLERKLSLWHVDVDAAVPLAARWAATFKWNHRSEDRRSGLAFVRGLAVAGLAWRGVGTLSALYGYSTEDARTPAHYPAAELLVHLSRGGQARLFAGRLTGGRVCVSGTCRDVPPFEGVRVDVVVNW; this is encoded by the coding sequence ATGCGCTGCTGCCGTAGCGCCGCCGCGCTCGCGGCCAGCGCCGTGGCGGTCGCCGCGGCGACCGCGTTCGCGGGCGGCGACGACGCGCCGGCGGACCCTGCGCCGCGCGCGACGCTGTACGCGTTCTTCGCCACGTGGTGCGTGCCCTGCCGGGTCGAGCTGCCGCACATTCAACGGCTGCACGCGACGTACGCGTCGCGCGGCCTGCGCGTGGTGCTCGTGTCCGAGGACGCGCCGTCGACGGCGCAGAACGTGCCGGCGTTCCTCGCGCGCTACGGGGTGACCGCGCCGTGGGTCGTGGACGACGAGTCCGATCTGCTGGCCCGCTACAACCCGACCGGCAGCGTGCCGTTTACGGTGGTCGTCGACGGCGGCGGCCGCGTCGTCTACGCGCACGCCGGCTACGAACCGGGTGACGAGGCGTTGGTCGACGCCGCGGTGGCCGACCTGCTGTCGGGTGCGGCGGATCGGGCCGCCCGGCGCACGCGGGCCATCTACGGGTCGAGCCAGTCGCTCGGCGTGTGGCGGAAGTCGCGGTTCGAGCAGGCCGGGGCCGATGCGCGGCTGGTCGCGGGGATCGGCCGCGTGGAGGTCGGCGGGCGCGCGAGCCGCGTATCGGCGACCGCGCGCGTCGACGGCGCGCTCGTCGACGACGCGGCGGCCGACGACGGGCGCGCCACGGATGCGCGGCTCGAGCGCGTCGCGGTCGCGTACGACTTCGGGCCGGTGCGGCTGCTGGCGGGCGACGACTACGTGGCGTTCGGCCACGGGGTGTCGCTGTCTCTGCGCAAGGTCGATCCACTCGGCGTCGACACGTCGCTGCGCGGCGCGCGGGTCGACGCGCGCGGCGGCCCGGTCCGCGCGACCGCCATCGCGGGCCGCGCCAATCCGCAAAACCTCGACCCGATCGATTTGCGCGTGGTCGACGATGTGCGCGATGCGATCGGCGGTGCGGAGGTCGCGGTCGACGTCGGCCCGGCGACGATCGCGCCGTACGGGCTGTACGTGCTCGCGCGCGACGCCTCGCCGTTCCTCGAGGACCCCGACGATCCCGCGTCGTCGCGCGGCGAGATGGACTGGACGATCGGCGGCGTGTCGGCGGACCTTCGGCGCGGGGGCGTGCAGGTGGCCGCCGAGGTGGCGGCCGGGCGCCGGCGCACCGAGCTGGCGGCCGGCGCGCGGCAGCGCGTCACCGCGTGGGCGGCGTACGCGGCCGCGCAGTGGTCGGTGGGCAGGACGACGGCGCTCGTCGACGCGAAGGCGTATCGCCACTGGGACATCGGCCGCGACCAGATGGGCGTCGCGCTCGCGTACAACGAGGCGCCGACACTCGAGCGCGAAGACCAGGAGGTGCCGAACAACGCCGACGCGATCGGCGCGCGGGCGCGACTGGAGGTGCGGCTGCCGCATGCGGTGACGGCGTTCGCCAACGCATTGGCGTATCGCTACGCGGAGGACGGCGCCGATCCGGTCGACCGCGACCTGGCCGTGCACGCGTACGCGGGCGTCGATCGCCAGTTCTCCGGCGGCGCGTCGGCGTCGGTCGCGGCGGGCATCCGCCGCGAGCGCGCGATGAACCTGGCGACCGACCGACTCGAGCGCAAGTTGTCGCTGTGGCACGTGGACGTGGACGCGGCGGTGCCGCTGGCGGCGCGGTGGGCGGCGACGTTCAAGTGGAACCACCGCAGCGAGGACAGGCGGAGCGGGCTGGCGTTCGTGCGCGGGCTCGCGGTCGCCGGGCTGGCGTGGCGCGGGGTCGGCACGCTGTCGGCGCTGTACGGCTACTCGACCGAGGACGCGCGCACGCCGGCGCACTATCCGGCGGCAGAGTTGCTCGTACATCTATCGCGGGGCGGCCAGGCGCGGCTGTTCGCGGGCCGGCTCACGGGCGGGCGCGTGTGCGTGTCGGGGACGTGCCGGGACGTGCCGCCGTTCGAGGGGGTGCGCGTGGACGTGGTGGTCAACTGGTAG
- a CDS encoding acyl-CoA thioesterase: protein MESPVYALDLIADPSDVDELGHISNLVYVRWVLDVARAHSDAVGWTHDAYRRLGAVWVVRRHEIDYLRPVRAGDRVQLATWVDAWRGASSIRRTSIRAGDVEAARASTLWAFVSFDSGRPVRIPDRLKVDFAGAPRGA from the coding sequence GTGGAGTCTCCGGTCTACGCGCTCGACCTCATCGCCGATCCGTCCGACGTGGACGAACTCGGCCACATCTCCAATCTCGTGTACGTGCGCTGGGTGCTGGACGTGGCGCGCGCGCACTCGGACGCGGTCGGCTGGACGCACGACGCGTACCGCCGACTGGGCGCCGTGTGGGTCGTGCGCAGGCACGAGATCGACTATCTGCGGCCGGTGAGGGCGGGCGACCGGGTGCAACTGGCGACGTGGGTGGATGCGTGGCGGGGAGCGTCGTCGATCCGCCGCACGTCGATCCGCGCCGGCGACGTCGAGGCGGCGCGAGCCAGCACGTTGTGGGCGTTCGTGTCGTTCGACTCGGGCCGGCCGGTGCGCATTCCGGACCGGCTCAAAGTCGACTTCGCCGGCGCGCCTCGCGGGGCGTAA